The nucleotide sequence CCCCCCAGCCAGGGCGTACCCGCCGGCGCCACCCCGCGCCGCCCGCGGTATAGCGTTTCGGCCAGCAAGCCGGCGGGCAAGGGGCCGTCCCGGTCCAGGACATGCAGCCCCGCGATCGGATTGATGCCCGCGATCGCCACGCGCGCGCCTTCGAGTTCGCTGGCGGACGCCAGGTCGGCCTTGCTGACGGCGACTTCGTCGGCCAGGGCCAATTGCTGGACGGCCTCCGGCTCGGTCGCGATCTGCCCCGCCACGCGCTGCGCATCCGCGACGGCGATGGTGCCGTCATAGACGTAGCGCTCCGCCAGGAAGGGTTCGTGACGCAGCGTGAACAGGATGGGCGCGGGACTGGCCAGCCCGCTGGTCTCGACCAGGACATGCCGGAAGGGCTGGATCGCGCGACGGACCGCCAGCAGGAAAAGGTCGCGCAGCGTGTCGGCCACGCCGCCGCGCACCATGCAGCAGATGCAACCGCCCTCCACCACGCGCACGGTATCGCTGACGTGGCGCACCAGATGGTGGTCGACGCCGATCTGGCCGAACTCATTGATGACCACGGCCGAGCGCGCGAAGCGCGGCTCGCGCACCATGCGGTTGAGCAAGGTGGTCTTGCCGCTGCCCAGGAAGCCCGTCAGGACCGTGACGCCGATGCGGGCGTCCGCGGAGGTGCCGGATGCCGTCAAGGGCAGACCGCGACCGCATTCAGCTCGATCAGCGCGCCGTAGTGCAGCGCGGTGGTCGGCACGACCGTACGGGCCGGGCGCGCGCTGCCCATGACGGCTTCGTACACGGCATTCACCTGGCCCCACAGCGATACGTCGGGAATGAAGATCTGCACGCTGACCAGGTGCTCCATCGTGGTGCCCGCGGCATCCAGGATGGCGCGCAGGTTCTCCAGGCACTGCCGGGCCTGGGCGGCGATGCCATCGGGCATGACGCGTTGCGCGCCGGGCGGAAAAGGCAGCTGCCCCGACACGAATACAAAACCGTTGGCCTTGATGGCTTGCGAGTAGTGGCCCGCGGGCAGCGGCGCGCCCGTGGTTTCGATACGTTCGATCATGGTCGATGGATGGTCCGGATGCATGAAGGCGAACGGCCATCATACCGGCTTCGACCGGCCCGGGGCAGCCGGCCCGCGACGGTTCCGCCATCGCGATCCGAGATGGTGGTTTTCCGAAAAACCACGCCGGGGCCATGCCGCAACATGCATCATTACTCGCCGTCGATGCCCAGGCACCGGCGAGAAGAAACCAAGAAGGAGACAACCATGAAAACCCTGCTGGCGGCCGCCCTGGGCGCCGCCATGATCGTATGCGCGAGCGCGCCGGCGCGATCCGCGACGCCCCCCGAAAAGAAAGCGCTGAAGATAGGCGCGGCCTCCACCGGTATCACGTATCTGCCGGCCATCATCGCGAAGCAATTGGGCTACTTCCGCGACGAAGGCCTGGACGTGACCATCGCGGCCTTCTCCGGCGGCTCCAAGGCGCTGGAGGCCATGATAGGGGGCAGCACCGACATGACGGCCGGCGCCTATTCGAACACGCTGACCATGGCGGCAAAAGGCCAGAAACTGGTCACCATCGCGGCCCAGGTGGTCTGCCCGGGCTGGGTGTTCGGCACATCCCGGAAAAATTTCGACAAGGTCAAATCGCCCGCCGACCTGAAGGGTATGCGCGTGGGCGTCAGCGCGCCGGGTTCCAGCACCCATATGGTGGTCAACTACATCCTGCACAAGGCCGGGTTGAAGCCGGATGACGTATCGATCATAGGCGTGGGCCAGGCCGCCGGTGCCGTGGCGGCCGTGCGCGCCGGGCAGATCGACGCGCTCATCGTCAACGATCCGGTGGCGACCGTGCTGGTGGATGGGGGCGATCTCAAGCCTTTGGCCGAAATGCGCACGGCCGACGGCAACAAGCAGGTCTTCGGCGCCGACTATCCCGAGTCCAGCATCTACGCGACACGGTCCTTCGTGGAGAAGAACCCGCGCACGGTACAGGCCGTCGCCAATGCCATCGTCCGCGCCGAGCACTGGATGGCCAAGGCCACGCCCCAGCAAGTCGTGGACACGGTGCCGGCCGAATACGTGGTCGGCGACAAGAGCCTGTACGCCAAATCCTTCGAGAACAGCCGCCGCTGCCTGTCGGCCGACGGGATGATCAGCGACGCCGGCGCGCGCACCGTGCAGGATGTGCTGGCCGCGTTCGACCCCTCCATCGGCGCCGCCCACATCGATCTGGCGGCCACGTACGACAACCGCTATGTGAAGAAGGCTGGAGAAACGGTGCAATGAGAGGTGCCATGCTGCGCAGTATCGACCCACCCGCGCTCGGGGATCCCTCCCCGCGGGCACACGACCGGACGGACGCGGCGCGGGAAGCGCTGCGGTTCGACGGCGTGACCTGCACCTTCGCCAGCAACGAGGGCCGCGGACAGACCTATACCGCCGTGCGCGATGTCGACCTGGCGATCCGCGATGGCGAATTCGTGTCCGTGGTGGGCCCCACGGGCTGCGGCAAGTCCACGCTGCTGAATGTGGCTGCGGGGCTGATGCGGCCCTCCAGCGGGACCTTGAGCGTCTTCGGCAAGCCCTTGACCCAAGGCCTGAACAAGGATGCCTCGTACCTGTTCCAGGTCGATGCGCTGATGCCGTGGAAGACCGCGGAAGACAACATCGCGGCGGGCCTGATCTTCCATGGCATGCCCAAGCCCCAGGCGCTGGACTCGGCGCGCCAGTGGCTGGAGCGCGTGGGGCTGGCCGGCCACGGCAAGAAGTATCCGCACCAGATGTCCGGCGGCATGCGCAAGCGTGCCGGCCTGGCCCAGGCCCTGGTGCTGAACCCCCGCATCCTGCTGATGGACGAACCGTTCAGCGCCCTGGATATCCAGACCCGCCACCTGATGGAGGACGAGCTGCTGCGCCTGTGGTCGGCCGACCGCAAGTCGGTGATTTTCGTCACGCACGATCTGGAAGAAGCGATATCGCTGTCGGACCGCGTGATCGTGTTGTCCGCGGGGCCGGGCACCCGCCCCATCGCCGAATTCGAGATCGACCTGGAACGGCCGCGCGAAGTCGCGGAAATCCGCATGACACAGCGCTTCCTGCAGCTGCATACCGAAATATGGGAAGTGCTCAGAGGGGAGGTATTGAAAAGCTATGCCAGCGCTCGTTCTTGATCCGCGCAACCGCCTGCTGGTCCTGGTCACGCGCCTGCTGCTGCTGGCGGGGGCGGTGTTCCTGTGGTGGCTGGGGACCAGCCAGCAGTGGCTGTCCACGTTTTTCTTCGGCGACCCCGTCGGGGTGGCGGTACGCATCGTCACCTGGTTCACCAGCGGGTCGATCTTCATCCACCTGTACACCACGCTGATCGAAACGCTGCTGGCGTTCGTCATCGGCACCGTGCTGGGCCTGGCCTGCGGCTTGTGGCTGGCGCTGAATCCCTTCCTGGCGGTGGTCACGGACCCGTTCATCAAGGCCTTCAACTCCATGCCGCGCCTGATCTTCGCGCCCATTTTCGCCCTGTGGTTCGGGCTGGGCATCTGGTCCAAGATCGCGCTGGGCGTCACGCTGGTGTTCTTCGTGGTGTTCTTCAACGTGTTCCAGGGCGTGCGCGAAGTCAGTCCGGCGGTGCTGTCCAACACCCGCATGCTGGGCGCGAGCTCGCGCCAGCTGATGCGGCATGTCTACATGCCGTCGGCCATGAGCTGGGTGTTCTCCAGCCTGCACAACGCCGTGGGCATCGCCTTCGTGGGCAGCGTGGTGGGCGAGTACCTGGGCTCCGAAAAAGGTGTGGGCTATCTGATCCTGCTGGCCGAAGGCGTGTTCGACATCAATTCCGTGATCGCCGGCATCCTGCTGCTGACCGTCTTCGCGCTGGTGCTGGACACCGCCGTGTCGCTGTTCGAGGACCACTTCATGCGCTGGCGGCCGGTGGCCGGCCAGACGGTGGCGGCCAACGCCTGAGAGTTCTTCCATCCACGAGCAAACAAAGGAAACGCATCTTGCAAACGAATGCCATCCATCTGAACGGCCGCGTGGCCGTGGTCACCGGCGGCGCCCAGGGCATCGGCCTGACGGTGGTGCGCCGCTTCCTGGAATCCGGCGCGCGCGTGGCGATATGGGACGTCAACGCCGATGCACTGGCAAAGGTGAAAAAGGAGCTGGGTGGCGCGGGCCATGACGTGCACACCGAGCATGTCGATATCGCCGACTACGCCAGCGTGGAAGCCGGCGTGGCGGGCACCCTGCGCGCGCTGGGCAAGCTGGAAATCCTGATCAACAACGCGGCCATCGTGGGCCCCAACACCACCCTGGCCGAGTATCCGCTGGACCAGTGGCGCAAGGTCATCGACGTCGACGTCAACGGCACCTTCTATTGCTGCCGCGCCGTCGCCCCCATCATGGTGGCGCAGAAGTACGGCCGCATCGTGAATGTGGCCTCCATCGCCGGCAAGGAAGGCAATCCCAACGCGGCGGCGTATAGCTCGGCCAAGGCGGCGGTGATCGCCATGACCAAGTCGCTGGGCAAGGAACTGGCCGCCCACGATATCGCCGTCAACTGCGTGACCCCGGCCGTGGCCCGCACGCCCGGCGCCATGGAGCAGCAGTCGCCGGAGCATATCGCCTACATGCTCAGCCGCATTCCGCGCGGCCGCTTCCTGGAGCTGCATGAGGCCGCCGCGATGATCGCCTGGCTGTCCAGCGAAGAGAACTCCTTCACCACGGGCGCCGTCTTCGACCTGTCCGGCGGACGCGCGACGTATTGAAGGCCGACCCCAGCGAGACTACCCGCGACCCTCGCGGCCCCCAGGGACCCGGCTATCCGGCGCGAGCGGGTGAACGCATCGGCGTCCGGCGCCCCGACACGGTCCGCCGCCGACACGGTCTGCCGCCGGGACGGTCCACTGCCCGAGGCGGTCCCGCGGCCCAGCCGTGACGTCCTTGCCTTGCCGCCTGCCGGAGCGCGTGCCGCCCGGCGGGCCTTTGCATCCGCCCTTTCCATCCGTAAACAAGGGAGTTGAAGTATGAAGTTGCTACGCTACGGCGCCAGGGGCCAGGAAAAGCCCGGACTGCTGGACGCCCAGGGCCGCATACGCGATTTGTCCGGCCACATCGCCGACATCGGCGGGGCCGCGCTGCTGCCCGAGACCCTGGCCCGCCTGAGGGCCGTCGACCCGGCCAGCCTGCCGCTGGTCCCCGGCACGCCGCGCCTGGGACCCTGCGTGACGGGCACCGGCAAGTTCATCTGCATCGGGCTGAACTATTCGGACCATGCGGCCGAAACCGGCGCCACCGTGCCGCCGGAGCCCATCATTTTCATGAAGGCGACCAGCGCCATCACGGGGCCCGGCGACCCCATCGAAATCCCGCGCGGCGCCGAGAAAACCGATTGGGAAGTGGAGCTGGGCGTGGTCATCGGCAAGCCGGCCAAGTACGTCGCGGAACGCGACGCCATGGCGCATGTGGCGGGCTATTGCCTGATCAATGATGTGTCCGAACGGGCCTTCCAGGCCGAGCGCCAGGGCCAGTGGACCAAGGGCAAGTCGGCCGACACGTTCGGCCCCATCGGGCCCTGGCTGGTGACGCCCGACGAGATCGCCGACCCGCAGGCGCTGCCGATGTGGCTGGAAGTCAACGGCCACCGCTACCAGAACGGCAGTACCGCGACCATGGTGTACGGCGTGCGCTATCTGGTGTCCTACCTGTCGCAGTTCATGTCGCTGCAACCCGGCGACATTATTTCGACCGGCACGCCGCCCGGCGTGGGCCTGGGGCAGAACCCCCAGGTCTACCTGAAGGCCGGCGATGTCGTGACCCTGGGTATCGAGGGCCTGGGCACGCAGCGCCAGGACGTGGTCCAAGGCTGAAGAACGAGATGGCGGGACGCGGACACGGGTCCGCCGCCCGCGCCCCAAGGAGGAGAACACCATGACCATGCGTTTCGCCGCGGCGTCGCTTTCCCTGGCATTGCTGGCCGGCGCGCCGGCGGCCACGCGGGCACAGGGCACGCCCGAAAAACCCAAACTGCACCTGGCCGCCGCCGGTGTCGGTTTCCCCTACCTGCCCTTCGTGATCGCCAGCAGCCGCGGCTACTTCAAGCAGGCGGGGCTGGATGTCGACATCGGCGTGTACAGCGGCGGCGCCAAGGCCCTGCAGGCCCTGATGGGCGGCAGCGCGGACTTCGTGGCGGGCGCGTATTCCAACACCATCACCATGGCCGTCAAGGGCCAGAAGCTGGTGTCCTTCGCGATCCAGGCGAACTGCCCCGGCTTCGTCTTCGGGGTGACCAAGGCCAGCCGCGACAAGATCAAGTCCTATGCCGACCTGAAGGGCAAGCGCATCGGCGTCAGCTCCCCGGGCTCCAGCTTCCATATGGGCGTGAACTACCTGCTGAGCCGCGCCGGCGTGAAGCCCGACGAAGTCTCCATCATCGGCGTGGGCTCCTCGTCCGGCGCCGTTGCCGCCGCGCGCAGCGGGCAGGTGGACGCCATGATGTCCAACGATCCTGTCGCGACCATCCTGCAGGATAGCGGCGACCTGTTCCCGCTGGCGGCGATGCGCAGCCCGCAATCCACGCAGCAGACGCTGGGCGGCAATTATCCGGAGGCGGCCATCTATTCCACCAAGGATTTCATCGACAAGAACCCCCATACCGTGCAGGCCATCACGACCGCGATCGTGCGCGCCGAGCAATGGCTGGCCCAGGCGACGCCCGAGCAGGTGGCCGCCGCCGTGCCGCCCGAGTATGCGCTGGCCGACAAAGAGGTATTCGCCCAGGCGTTCACCAACATGCGCGCCTGCCTGTCACGGGACGGCGTCATGACGGACGAGGCCGCCCGCACGGTGCGCAACGTCCTGGCCGCTTTCGACCCCGCCATCGCGCAGGCGAAGATCGATCTGGACGCGACTTACACCAATCGTTTCGTGCAGCAGGTGCCCAGGCAGTGATGAAGACGGATAAAACGATGGCGGACTTCACGGTCATGGCAAGCGGGCTTCTGTTCCCGGAGGGCCCGGTGGCGTGCGACGACGGCTCGGTGGTGCTGGTGGAAATCCAGCGCGAAACCATCAGCCGCGTCACGCCGGATGGCGGCGTGGAAGTA is from Bordetella bronchialis and encodes:
- a CDS encoding CobW family GTP-binding protein, yielding MTASGTSADARIGVTVLTGFLGSGKTTLLNRMVREPRFARSAVVINEFGQIGVDHHLVRHVSDTVRVVEGGCICCMVRGGVADTLRDLFLLAVRRAIQPFRHVLVETSGLASPAPILFTLRHEPFLAERYVYDGTIAVADAQRVAGQIATEPEAVQQLALADEVAVSKADLASASELEGARVAIAGINPIAGLHVLDRDGPLPAGLLAETLYRGRRGVAPAGTPWLGGYATNGRGAGLAGRASHDVAVATLILPPTVPRARFVRGMSALQAELGASLLRMKGLVRFEGDGAPSAVHGVHDQLYPVVPLRAWPGDDAEPRLVFIARGIDAAQLDRRVRHHLGPGFFSL
- a CDS encoding RidA family protein; its protein translation is MIERIETTGAPLPAGHYSQAIKANGFVFVSGQLPFPPGAQRVMPDGIAAQARQCLENLRAILDAAGTTMEHLVSVQIFIPDVSLWGQVNAVYEAVMGSARPARTVVPTTALHYGALIELNAVAVCP
- a CDS encoding ABC transporter substrate-binding protein, with product MKTLLAAALGAAMIVCASAPARSATPPEKKALKIGAASTGITYLPAIIAKQLGYFRDEGLDVTIAAFSGGSKALEAMIGGSTDMTAGAYSNTLTMAAKGQKLVTIAAQVVCPGWVFGTSRKNFDKVKSPADLKGMRVGVSAPGSSTHMVVNYILHKAGLKPDDVSIIGVGQAAGAVAAVRAGQIDALIVNDPVATVLVDGGDLKPLAEMRTADGNKQVFGADYPESSIYATRSFVEKNPRTVQAVANAIVRAEHWMAKATPQQVVDTVPAEYVVGDKSLYAKSFENSRRCLSADGMISDAGARTVQDVLAAFDPSIGAAHIDLAATYDNRYVKKAGETVQ
- a CDS encoding ABC transporter ATP-binding protein, whose protein sequence is MLRSIDPPALGDPSPRAHDRTDAAREALRFDGVTCTFASNEGRGQTYTAVRDVDLAIRDGEFVSVVGPTGCGKSTLLNVAAGLMRPSSGTLSVFGKPLTQGLNKDASYLFQVDALMPWKTAEDNIAAGLIFHGMPKPQALDSARQWLERVGLAGHGKKYPHQMSGGMRKRAGLAQALVLNPRILLMDEPFSALDIQTRHLMEDELLRLWSADRKSVIFVTHDLEEAISLSDRVIVLSAGPGTRPIAEFEIDLERPREVAEIRMTQRFLQLHTEIWEVLRGEVLKSYASARS
- a CDS encoding ABC transporter permease; translated protein: MPALVLDPRNRLLVLVTRLLLLAGAVFLWWLGTSQQWLSTFFFGDPVGVAVRIVTWFTSGSIFIHLYTTLIETLLAFVIGTVLGLACGLWLALNPFLAVVTDPFIKAFNSMPRLIFAPIFALWFGLGIWSKIALGVTLVFFVVFFNVFQGVREVSPAVLSNTRMLGASSRQLMRHVYMPSAMSWVFSSLHNAVGIAFVGSVVGEYLGSEKGVGYLILLAEGVFDINSVIAGILLLTVFALVLDTAVSLFEDHFMRWRPVAGQTVAANA
- a CDS encoding SDR family NAD(P)-dependent oxidoreductase is translated as MQTNAIHLNGRVAVVTGGAQGIGLTVVRRFLESGARVAIWDVNADALAKVKKELGGAGHDVHTEHVDIADYASVEAGVAGTLRALGKLEILINNAAIVGPNTTLAEYPLDQWRKVIDVDVNGTFYCCRAVAPIMVAQKYGRIVNVASIAGKEGNPNAAAYSSAKAAVIAMTKSLGKELAAHDIAVNCVTPAVARTPGAMEQQSPEHIAYMLSRIPRGRFLELHEAAAMIAWLSSEENSFTTGAVFDLSGGRATY
- a CDS encoding fumarylacetoacetate hydrolase family protein, with translation MKLLRYGARGQEKPGLLDAQGRIRDLSGHIADIGGAALLPETLARLRAVDPASLPLVPGTPRLGPCVTGTGKFICIGLNYSDHAAETGATVPPEPIIFMKATSAITGPGDPIEIPRGAEKTDWEVELGVVIGKPAKYVAERDAMAHVAGYCLINDVSERAFQAERQGQWTKGKSADTFGPIGPWLVTPDEIADPQALPMWLEVNGHRYQNGSTATMVYGVRYLVSYLSQFMSLQPGDIISTGTPPGVGLGQNPQVYLKAGDVVTLGIEGLGTQRQDVVQG
- a CDS encoding ABC transporter substrate-binding protein; protein product: MTMRFAAASLSLALLAGAPAATRAQGTPEKPKLHLAAAGVGFPYLPFVIASSRGYFKQAGLDVDIGVYSGGAKALQALMGGSADFVAGAYSNTITMAVKGQKLVSFAIQANCPGFVFGVTKASRDKIKSYADLKGKRIGVSSPGSSFHMGVNYLLSRAGVKPDEVSIIGVGSSSGAVAAARSGQVDAMMSNDPVATILQDSGDLFPLAAMRSPQSTQQTLGGNYPEAAIYSTKDFIDKNPHTVQAITTAIVRAEQWLAQATPEQVAAAVPPEYALADKEVFAQAFTNMRACLSRDGVMTDEAARTVRNVLAAFDPAIAQAKIDLDATYTNRFVQQVPRQ